A DNA window from Planctomycetota bacterium contains the following coding sequences:
- a CDS encoding transketolase produces the protein MPDAAQLAQMAQKLRRHCLVSTAEAGSGHPTTCMSMADLMAVLFFEEMRFDPKNPRARHADAFVLSKGHAAPILWAALKEAGAIQEDLNTLRRIDSPLEGHPTPLSPWVKVATGSLGQGLSAAVGIAIARRMDGIPSRVYCLLGDGEMAEGSVWEAAQMAAYQKLDSLCAIVDVNALGQSGPTMLQHNLDSYAAKFAAFDWHAVTIDGHDIEQIRRAFEKARATRGRPTAILARTFKGRGVSFLEGKENWHGKPLKKGEELQKALAEVGDPRIAIPVPPRTVPGSAPAPREWSPDDPALAPSYAPGQEAATREAYGTALVKLGRVCSEVVALDADVKNSTFSEKFKAAFPDRFVECFIAEQNMAGAALGLAAEGKIPFASTFACFLTRAFDQIRMAGYSRPRHLVFAGTHVGVSIGEDGPSQMGLEDLAMFRSVFGSTVLYPADAVAAERLTVAAARTEGIVYLRLSRPKTPVLYPSTETFPVGGSKTLRRSPKDVATIVAGGVTVFEALKAHDLLAKEGIAVRVIDAYSVKPLDETALRKAAAETGRLITVEDHGEAGGLGEAVAALGLAPKILAVRRMPRSGKPDELLRYCGIDAAAIAAAVKGA, from the coding sequence ATGCCCGACGCCGCCCAGCTCGCTCAGATGGCTCAGAAACTCCGGCGCCATTGCCTCGTCTCGACCGCCGAGGCCGGCAGCGGACATCCCACAACCTGCATGTCCATGGCCGACCTCATGGCGGTCCTCTTCTTCGAGGAAATGCGCTTCGATCCGAAGAATCCCCGCGCGCGCCACGCGGACGCCTTCGTGCTCTCCAAGGGCCACGCCGCCCCCATCCTGTGGGCCGCGCTCAAGGAGGCCGGCGCGATCCAGGAAGACCTCAACACCCTGCGCCGCATCGACAGCCCGCTCGAGGGACATCCCACGCCCCTTTCCCCCTGGGTGAAAGTGGCCACCGGATCGCTCGGCCAGGGCCTCTCCGCCGCCGTGGGCATCGCGATCGCCCGCCGCATGGACGGCATTCCCAGCCGCGTCTACTGCCTCCTCGGCGACGGCGAAATGGCCGAGGGCTCCGTCTGGGAGGCCGCCCAGATGGCGGCGTACCAGAAACTCGACTCCCTCTGCGCGATCGTCGACGTGAACGCCCTGGGCCAGTCCGGCCCCACGATGCTCCAGCACAACCTCGATTCCTACGCCGCCAAGTTCGCGGCCTTCGACTGGCACGCCGTCACGATCGACGGACACGACATCGAGCAGATCCGCCGCGCCTTCGAGAAGGCCCGGGCCACCCGCGGCCGGCCCACCGCGATCCTCGCCCGCACCTTCAAGGGCCGCGGCGTCTCGTTCCTGGAGGGCAAGGAGAACTGGCACGGCAAACCCCTCAAGAAGGGCGAGGAGCTCCAGAAGGCGCTCGCCGAGGTGGGCGACCCCCGGATCGCCATCCCCGTCCCGCCCCGGACCGTTCCCGGCTCCGCCCCGGCCCCCCGCGAATGGTCGCCCGACGATCCGGCGCTCGCCCCGTCCTACGCCCCCGGCCAGGAGGCCGCCACGCGCGAAGCCTACGGGACCGCCCTCGTGAAACTCGGCCGCGTCTGCTCCGAGGTCGTGGCCCTCGACGCCGACGTCAAGAACTCCACCTTCTCGGAAAAGTTCAAGGCGGCCTTCCCGGACCGGTTCGTCGAATGCTTCATCGCCGAGCAGAACATGGCCGGCGCGGCGCTCGGCCTGGCGGCGGAAGGCAAGATTCCCTTCGCCTCGACCTTCGCCTGCTTCCTGACGCGCGCCTTCGATCAAATCCGCATGGCCGGATACTCCCGTCCCCGCCATCTCGTCTTCGCGGGAACCCATGTCGGAGTGTCGATCGGCGAGGACGGCCCCTCCCAGATGGGACTCGAAGATCTGGCGATGTTCCGCTCCGTCTTCGGCTCGACCGTTCTGTACCCCGCCGACGCGGTGGCGGCCGAGCGCCTTACCGTCGCGGCGGCCCGCACGGAGGGCATCGTCTATCTGCGTCTCTCGCGGCCCAAGACGCCCGTCCTCTACCCGAGCACCGAGACGTTCCCGGTGGGAGGATCCAAGACGCTGCGGCGCTCCCCCAAGGACGTCGCCACGATCGTCGCCGGCGGGGTCACGGTCTTCGAAGCCCTCAAGGCGCACGACCTCCTGGCCAAGGAGGGGATCGCGGTGCGGGTGATCGACGCCTACTCCGTCAAGCCGCTCGACGAGACCGCCCTCCGGAAGGCCGCCGCGGAAACGGGACGCCTCATTACGGTCGAGGACCACGGAGAGGCGGGCGGACTGGGCGAGGCGGTGGCCGCCCTGGGACTGGCCCCGAAGATCCTGGCCGTGCGGCGGATGCCCCGATCGGGGAAACCCGACGAGCTTCTGCGGTACTGCGGGATCGACGCCGCGGCGATCGCGGCGGCCGTCAAGGGCGCCTAG